A genomic stretch from Halarsenatibacter silvermanii includes:
- a CDS encoding TIGR00300 family protein, producing MQTQKLADHDHRAEEIGERDYEGQQKIEEVQTRSAPANGVLPEGFYVTTNKETLVRYQNKWLKPELAEMDCAIKIENGEAELVAITEVQTGDEIVVGSRGVKTISQEEKVKKKERESEDDFDFMSSEVSAERSKGEQIASIAEALKSIREQDGNITVVGGPAIVHTGAQKYLAEMIRGGYVTSLLTGNALAVHDIESAIFGTALDSCVKERSEDGDSCEGQRGMHMRAINKIRAAGSIEEAVEKGVLDEGVMYEAVRNDVEYILAGSIRDDGPLPDTITDTMEAQQEMRRIAQNSDFVLMLATMLHSIATGNVMPARVQSVCVDINTDAVTKLADRGSAQATGMVTDVELFLNALTDELFSRS from the coding sequence ATGCAAACTCAAAAATTAGCAGATCATGATCACAGAGCGGAGGAAATCGGAGAACGGGATTATGAAGGACAGCAAAAAATTGAGGAAGTCCAAACCCGGTCAGCCCCGGCGAATGGTGTCCTGCCCGAGGGCTTTTATGTAACTACCAATAAAGAAACGCTGGTTAGATATCAAAATAAATGGCTCAAGCCGGAACTCGCGGAGATGGACTGCGCCATAAAGATTGAAAATGGAGAAGCCGAGCTGGTAGCTATTACCGAGGTTCAGACAGGAGATGAAATAGTTGTGGGAAGCAGGGGAGTCAAAACAATTTCACAGGAAGAAAAAGTGAAAAAAAAAGAAAGAGAAAGTGAAGATGACTTCGACTTTATGAGCAGCGAAGTCTCCGCGGAAAGGTCAAAAGGAGAGCAGATTGCCAGCATAGCGGAAGCTTTAAAAAGCATCCGGGAACAGGACGGAAATATAACTGTTGTTGGCGGTCCGGCCATAGTTCACACCGGAGCTCAAAAGTATCTGGCGGAGATGATCCGCGGAGGATACGTGACCAGCTTGCTTACGGGCAATGCCCTGGCCGTCCACGATATCGAATCAGCAATATTCGGAACCGCCCTGGATTCCTGCGTTAAAGAGCGTTCTGAAGATGGTGATTCCTGCGAAGGTCAGCGGGGAATGCATATGCGAGCCATAAATAAAATAAGAGCTGCTGGATCTATCGAAGAAGCTGTCGAAAAAGGTGTGCTCGATGAGGGTGTTATGTACGAGGCAGTCCGGAACGACGTCGAATATATACTGGCGGGTTCGATCAGGGACGATGGTCCTCTGCCTGATACCATCACCGATACCATGGAAGCACAGCAGGAGATGAGAAGAATAGCTCAAAATTCCGATTTTGTGCTCATGCTCGCCACCATGCTTCATTCCATCGCCACCGGCAACGTGATGCCTGCCAGAGTGCAATCTGTCTGTGTCGACATCAACACCGACGCGGTAACCAAGCTCGCCGATCGAGGCAGCGCCCAGGCCACCGGAATGGTTACCGACGTGGAACTTTTTCTCAACGCCCTGACCGACGAGCTTTTTTCCAGATCCTAA
- the glnA gene encoding type I glutamate--ammonia ligase: MSMSKEIILEEAEKHNVKFIHLQFVDILGTLKNVAITVDQLPDALDGEIMFDGSSIEGFSRIQESDMYLNPDLDTFTIFPWENGHGKVARLMCDIYTPEGEPFAGCPRSTLKNVIAEAEEMGYSMHAGPEPEFFLFKLSENGEPTTITHDKGGYFDLSPVDKGESARQEISIALEEMEFEVETSHHEVASGQHEIDFKHTDVLRTADNIATFEFVTKKIARDHGLHATFMPKPIEGINGSGMHVHQSLFEDGENIFYDPDDELGLSQEAYYYMGGLLEYAPEFAAITNPTINSYKRLVPGYEAPVYVAWSSRNRSALVRVPAARGQGTRVELRNPDPSSNPYLAMAVMLKAGLTGIKNEIDPGSETVENIYNLCDEDREEKGIPSLPGNIKEAVEELKQSELMEEALGDHIYNMFIRAKELEWNDYKKQVHSWEIDTYLRKY, encoded by the coding sequence ATGAGCATGAGCAAAGAGATCATCCTGGAAGAAGCTGAAAAGCACAATGTCAAGTTTATCCATCTGCAGTTTGTCGACATTCTGGGTACTCTGAAAAATGTAGCTATAACAGTTGATCAGCTGCCCGATGCACTCGATGGTGAGATAATGTTCGATGGGTCCTCTATCGAGGGTTTCTCCCGGATCCAGGAATCGGATATGTATTTAAATCCTGATCTCGACACATTTACCATCTTCCCCTGGGAAAACGGCCACGGCAAGGTAGCCCGGTTGATGTGCGATATTTATACGCCTGAGGGAGAGCCATTTGCCGGCTGCCCGCGCAGCACTCTTAAAAACGTGATAGCCGAGGCAGAAGAGATGGGTTATTCCATGCACGCCGGACCGGAACCAGAATTTTTCCTTTTTAAACTCAGCGAGAATGGAGAACCCACCACCATAACTCACGATAAGGGAGGATATTTTGATCTTTCACCGGTGGATAAAGGCGAAAGTGCCCGTCAGGAGATTTCCATAGCTTTAGAGGAGATGGAATTCGAGGTAGAAACCTCCCATCACGAGGTGGCTTCCGGCCAGCATGAGATAGATTTCAAACATACTGATGTTCTGCGCACAGCTGATAATATAGCCACCTTTGAATTCGTCACCAAGAAGATAGCTCGGGATCATGGGCTGCATGCTACTTTCATGCCCAAGCCCATAGAAGGCATCAATGGCTCGGGTATGCACGTTCATCAGTCTCTCTTCGAGGACGGAGAGAACATATTTTATGATCCCGATGATGAGCTGGGGCTTAGCCAGGAAGCCTATTATTATATGGGCGGATTGCTGGAATATGCTCCTGAATTTGCCGCCATTACCAACCCCACAATCAATTCTTACAAGAGACTGGTGCCGGGTTATGAAGCTCCTGTTTATGTGGCCTGGTCTTCCCGCAACAGAAGCGCTCTGGTGAGGGTTCCTGCTGCCCGCGGTCAGGGTACCAGAGTGGAACTCAGAAACCCCGATCCTTCTTCCAATCCCTATCTGGCCATGGCGGTCATGCTCAAGGCTGGTTTAACCGGTATCAAGAACGAGATTGATCCCGGATCTGAAACCGTAGAGAATATTTATAACCTTTGCGATGAGGACCGTGAGGAGAAAGGAATCCCCAGTCTTCCCGGCAATATCAAGGAAGCTGTGGAAGAGCTCAAGCAGAGTGAATTGATGGAAGAGGCACTGGGCGATCATATCTACAACATGTTCATCCGGGCTAAGGAGCTGGAGTGGAACGATTACAAGAAGCAGGTTCATTCCTGGGAAATTGATACCTATCTCCGCAAATATTAA
- the dnaX gene encoding DNA polymerase III subunit gamma/tau, whose amino-acid sequence MGFVSLYRKYRPVKFSDLVGQTGVVKTLKNSIRYDRIAHAYLFAGPRGTGKTSMAKVYARALNCRDDEEVEPCGVCDNCRRIESGQSMDVIEIDAASNRGIDEIRELREQVKYQPGEGGYRVYIIDEVHMLTDQAFNALLKTLEEPPDNIVFILATTEPHKVISTVLSRCQRFDFSLLTEPEIAKRLKYICSEENVEYETEALNMIAYSSNGGMRDAISILDQAISFSVGALTPEKIEDLLGKINISVLSELAASISQGSSSDSLDIIKDLQQRGRSVDRIVSDLLDYMRKIVLVLNDGYEIATSGISEARKTRLKEDSQLFSRSEAGKIMQELIELDSRLRYADRPDILLESSLIRLCENSAGIQETSSAAGIEKLQRRVDNLEKSLEKLTAGEKGEDQKVQISSRKKVENKKSYPESSETSKKETAEKSIEREKTEKKEARESPDSSAKEKISEVEPEGVDLPWQKILHEIRSHDIKTHAKLKESLPPRLEDGRLILEFPEEKEFHCNQARKEKQFISRVVNKNFDKGVEVIIRLQGESEFDGEDLDSSSANQSQEAEDSNQEPNLLKELQQRLGGEIITVSSQAVKKCQGGNNHGYEEDDAKSSADAEEDAAEAGGA is encoded by the coding sequence ATGGGCTTTGTATCCCTTTACCGAAAATACAGACCGGTTAAATTCTCCGATCTTGTAGGACAAACCGGGGTTGTAAAAACTTTGAAAAATAGCATCAGGTATGACCGTATAGCTCATGCCTATCTTTTTGCTGGCCCCCGGGGTACCGGTAAAACTTCCATGGCCAAAGTTTATGCCCGCGCTTTAAACTGCAGGGATGACGAAGAAGTGGAGCCCTGTGGAGTGTGCGATAACTGCCGACGTATAGAATCTGGTCAATCAATGGATGTTATCGAAATTGATGCTGCTTCAAATCGGGGTATTGATGAGATCAGGGAACTCCGAGAACAGGTCAAATACCAGCCGGGCGAAGGAGGATACCGAGTATATATAATAGATGAGGTTCATATGCTGACCGATCAGGCATTTAATGCTCTTTTAAAAACCCTTGAAGAACCTCCGGATAACATAGTTTTTATTCTGGCCACTACAGAACCGCACAAAGTTATATCTACCGTTTTGTCCCGTTGCCAGCGATTTGATTTTTCACTTCTGACTGAACCCGAAATTGCTAAAAGATTGAAATACATCTGCAGTGAAGAAAATGTGGAGTATGAAACAGAAGCTTTAAACATGATCGCATACAGCTCCAACGGAGGGATGCGCGATGCCATAAGTATCCTCGATCAGGCGATTTCATTTTCGGTCGGTGCTTTAACTCCAGAAAAAATTGAAGATCTGCTCGGTAAAATAAATATTTCCGTTCTCTCCGAACTGGCAGCGAGCATATCACAGGGCAGTTCCTCTGACTCTCTCGATATTATTAAGGATTTACAGCAGCGTGGCAGGAGCGTGGACAGGATTGTCTCGGACCTGCTGGATTATATGAGAAAAATTGTTCTGGTTCTCAATGATGGTTATGAAATCGCCACCTCGGGCATTTCCGAAGCCAGAAAAACCCGCCTCAAGGAAGATAGTCAGCTTTTTTCTCGTTCGGAAGCCGGAAAGATAATGCAGGAACTTATTGAACTGGACAGCAGACTGCGTTACGCTGATAGACCTGATATTTTACTCGAATCATCTCTTATCAGATTGTGCGAAAATTCGGCCGGAATCCAGGAGACTTCTTCAGCTGCTGGAATTGAAAAGCTGCAGAGAAGGGTGGATAATCTGGAAAAAAGCCTGGAAAAACTAACCGCTGGTGAAAAGGGCGAGGATCAAAAAGTTCAAATCAGCAGCAGGAAAAAAGTAGAAAATAAAAAAAGTTATCCGGAAAGCAGCGAAACCAGCAAAAAGGAAACTGCCGAAAAGTCGATAGAACGAGAAAAGACAGAAAAAAAGGAAGCCCGGGAATCTCCTGATAGTTCGGCAAAAGAAAAGATTTCGGAGGTAGAGCCAGAAGGAGTAGATCTGCCCTGGCAAAAAATCCTTCATGAAATTCGCAGCCATGATATAAAAACGCATGCTAAATTAAAGGAGAGTCTACCTCCTCGTCTGGAAGATGGCAGGCTTATTCTGGAATTTCCGGAGGAAAAGGAATTTCACTGCAACCAGGCTCGCAAGGAAAAACAGTTTATCAGCCGGGTTGTCAATAAAAATTTTGATAAAGGTGTGGAAGTTATCATCAGACTGCAGGGGGAATCAGAATTTGACGGAGAAGATTTGGATTCATCATCTGCAAATCAAAGTCAGGAAGCTGAAGACAGCAATCAGGAACCAAATTTGCTGAAAGAACTTCAGCAGCGCCTGGGTGGAGAAATTATCACGGTTTCTTCGCAGGCAGTCAAAAAATGTCAGGGAGGTAATAATCATGGATATGAAGAAGATGATGCAAAAAGCTCAGCAGATGCAGAAGAAGATGCAGCAGAAGCAGGAGGAGCTTGA
- a CDS encoding GGDEF domain-containing protein: MEKEFSDKLVRGVLEEIAGEGAILDGSGDILIASSSEWEDFFRIRSKDGAGEKEIFKEGDRFYHLKKDTISAGVNSDYTLMMAEDITEKEKLSARLGRFQEFLDDVLDLMSDHVLMIDTDYTIRFMDSELEEKLNIKNPEKCHEIFGRKNPCQNCPRKALNQGRSLTGKNAERRSEEKIFMATSLVKKTGEKEPLLVELLEDLTEKRIHRAAIKYSSYHDPLTGLYNRTYMGKEIERLDTKRQLPISVIMVDVRDLQSINKKRGHDVGDELLLNTADLLRESIRSEDILSRWSGDDFLILLPQTSRKEAIKVGSRIAENTKNLFPDGDLLNLGMGLAVKMHVDQDIYGIIYRAEDNMDQRDNESF; the protein is encoded by the coding sequence ATGGAGAAGGAGTTTTCCGATAAGTTGGTCAGGGGAGTACTGGAGGAGATTGCCGGAGAAGGAGCAATTCTTGATGGGAGCGGAGATATTTTAATTGCCAGCAGCAGCGAATGGGAGGATTTTTTTCGGATAAGATCAAAAGATGGCGCCGGGGAAAAAGAAATTTTTAAAGAAGGTGATAGATTTTATCACCTAAAAAAAGATACAATCTCAGCTGGAGTTAACAGCGATTATACGCTCATGATGGCGGAGGATATAACCGAAAAGGAGAAATTATCGGCCAGGCTGGGTAGATTTCAGGAGTTTTTGGATGACGTTCTGGATCTAATGAGTGATCATGTTTTGATGATTGATACCGACTACACTATAAGATTTATGGATTCTGAGCTTGAAGAAAAGCTAAATATTAAAAATCCGGAAAAATGTCATGAGATATTTGGACGAAAAAACCCCTGTCAAAATTGTCCTCGCAAGGCTTTGAATCAGGGCAGAAGTCTTACCGGCAAAAATGCGGAACGCAGATCGGAAGAAAAAATTTTTATGGCCACATCACTGGTTAAAAAAACAGGGGAAAAAGAGCCTCTGCTGGTAGAGCTTCTCGAAGATTTGACCGAAAAAAGAATTCACCGGGCAGCTATAAAGTACAGTTCGTATCACGATCCCTTGACCGGTTTGTACAATCGCACATATATGGGCAAAGAGATTGAGAGGCTGGATACTAAAAGACAGCTGCCGATAAGTGTAATTATGGTAGATGTCAGGGACCTGCAGAGCATAAATAAAAAACGCGGCCATGATGTGGGAGATGAATTGCTGTTGAACACGGCAGATCTGCTGCGGGAAAGTATCCGCAGTGAAGATATTTTATCTCGCTGGTCGGGCGATGATTTTTTGATTTTGCTGCCGCAGACCAGCAGAAAGGAAGCGATAAAGGTTGGGAGCCGCATCGCGGAAAACACTAAAAATCTTTTTCCTGACGGCGACCTTTTAAATCTTGGGATGGGACTGGCGGTTAAAATGCATGTTGATCAGGATATTTATGGCATAATTTATCGTGCTGAAGATAATATGGATCAGAGAGATAACGAGAGCTTTTGA
- the tadA gene encoding tRNA adenosine(34) deaminase TadA: MDIALDQAKKAAARGEVPVGAVVVKEKEIIAQAHNLCETKQDPGAHAEMLALKKAAQRLDSWRLEDCSLFVTLEPCLMCAGALLQARISLLVYGAKDPKNGAVDSLYSVLGDERLNHQVKVISGKMAEESSRLLKKFFQDLRN, translated from the coding sequence ATGGATATAGCTCTTGATCAGGCAAAAAAAGCAGCTGCCAGAGGCGAAGTACCGGTAGGTGCTGTGGTAGTAAAAGAAAAAGAGATTATTGCCCAGGCTCACAATCTGTGCGAGACCAAACAGGACCCTGGTGCCCATGCAGAGATGCTTGCACTCAAAAAAGCCGCCCAAAGATTGGACAGCTGGCGCCTGGAAGATTGTTCTCTCTTCGTCACCCTTGAACCATGTCTTATGTGTGCCGGTGCTCTCCTGCAGGCAAGGATTTCCCTGCTGGTTTACGGAGCTAAAGACCCCAAAAATGGTGCTGTAGATTCTCTCTACAGTGTGCTTGGTGATGAGAGGCTAAATCATCAAGTAAAAGTTATATCTGGGAAAATGGCTGAAGAGAGCAGCAGGCTTCTCAAAAAATTTTTTCAGGATCTGAGGAATTAA
- a CDS encoding DUF362 domain-containing protein has product MKSKVYFADTRAESGSESLVEKLYQLFQKAGFDEIIEENDFTAIKQHFGEAGNTAHIRPVFTRRLVEAIREAGGEPFLTDANTLYERQRFNSIDHLNTAYSHGFTPATVKAPIIIADGLTGRSSREVEVNLETFDRVKLGEEICQADSIISLAHFKGHDLTAFGGTFKNIGMGLGSRSGKQMMHSTVEPSIDAEECVKCRECVKYCPEDCIIINKDESYIIEEDCIGCGECVISCNYDAISIVWEASSIGVQERMVEFTYGVLKVLDEKAGHINFITDVTPDCDCPSWSDQPIIPDQGIIAGKDPVAVEQASLDMVNQAEVLPNSELGEYQGEAAGKNKFELLYPESDGGVRLIEYAEELGMGSRDYELEEI; this is encoded by the coding sequence ATGAAATCCAAAGTTTACTTCGCTGATACACGCGCCGAGAGCGGCAGCGAAAGTCTCGTCGAAAAACTTTATCAACTATTTCAAAAAGCTGGTTTTGATGAGATAATCGAGGAAAATGACTTTACCGCCATCAAACAGCATTTTGGAGAAGCCGGTAACACCGCCCATATCAGACCGGTTTTTACTCGCAGACTGGTGGAAGCTATAAGAGAAGCGGGTGGAGAACCTTTTTTAACCGATGCCAATACTCTCTATGAAAGGCAGAGATTTAACAGCATAGATCACCTCAACACTGCCTACTCTCACGGTTTTACTCCGGCCACAGTAAAAGCTCCAATTATAATAGCGGACGGCCTGACCGGAAGGTCATCCCGGGAAGTCGAAGTCAATCTGGAAACCTTCGACCGGGTAAAACTGGGCGAAGAGATCTGCCAGGCGGATAGCATAATTAGTCTGGCCCATTTTAAAGGACATGATCTCACTGCTTTTGGTGGAACTTTCAAAAATATCGGTATGGGATTGGGCAGCCGCAGCGGAAAACAGATGATGCATTCGACGGTTGAGCCTTCAATAGATGCTGAAGAATGCGTTAAATGCAGGGAGTGTGTTAAATATTGTCCGGAAGACTGCATAATTATCAATAAAGATGAGAGTTATATCATCGAAGAGGACTGCATAGGCTGTGGAGAATGCGTGATTTCCTGCAATTACGACGCAATCTCGATAGTATGGGAGGCGAGCAGCATCGGTGTCCAGGAAAGAATGGTGGAGTTCACCTACGGAGTACTCAAAGTTCTCGATGAAAAGGCCGGTCACATCAATTTTATAACCGATGTAACCCCTGACTGCGACTGTCCTTCCTGGAGCGATCAGCCAATAATTCCTGACCAGGGTATCATAGCAGGAAAGGATCCGGTAGCAGTCGAACAGGCCTCACTTGATATGGTCAATCAGGCTGAAGTTCTCCCCAACTCCGAGCTCGGTGAATATCAGGGGGAGGCCGCCGGCAAAAATAAATTCGAGCTGCTTTACCCGGAAAGCGATGGAGGAGTGAGATTAATCGAATACGCTGAAGAGCTGGGCATGGGCAGCAGAGATTATGAACTTGAAGAAATTTAA
- a CDS encoding glutamate synthase-related protein, translating into MKKNMTGGNFQVMRDDDKCVNCRICEKQCSYDVHSYDEDKETMEAENDGCVNCQRCTSFCPQDALHIEEKNQTFPDNQNWSDEKIRSIYRQAETGGILLSGMGNPESGKIYWDHMLLNASQVTNPSIDPLREPMEVKTFLGRKPDSFSDKDEEIPPQLEIDTPILFAGMSFGALSLNACRSIARAASELNTIYNTGEGGLHEDLYRFQDNTMVQVASGRFGVHRDYLQAGRAIEIKIGQGAKPGIGGHLPGEKVKEDISQTRMIPEGTDALSPAPHHDIYSIEDLRQLIYSLKEATDYEKPVAVKVSAVHNVASIAVGIATAGADIIAIDGYRGGTGAAPTRIRNNVGIPIEFALAAVDDRLREENLRNNVSLIAGGSIRSSADVVKAIALGADAVYIGTAAMIALGCHMCRQCFTGSCPWGIATQDPDLVGRLDPEEGAERVKNLITGWTHEIKEMMGGMGINAIESLRGNRLMLRGVDLTREELDILGIHHAGR; encoded by the coding sequence ATGAAAAAAAATATGACCGGCGGTAATTTCCAGGTCATGAGGGATGATGATAAATGTGTGAACTGCCGCATCTGCGAAAAACAATGTTCATATGATGTTCACAGTTATGATGAAGATAAAGAGACCATGGAGGCCGAAAATGATGGCTGCGTAAACTGTCAGCGCTGCACCTCGTTCTGTCCGCAGGATGCCCTGCATATAGAGGAGAAAAATCAGACATTTCCCGATAATCAAAATTGGAGCGATGAAAAGATTCGCAGCATCTATCGACAGGCGGAGACGGGAGGTATATTGCTTTCCGGCATGGGTAATCCGGAGAGCGGTAAAATTTACTGGGATCATATGCTGCTCAATGCCAGTCAGGTGACCAACCCTTCCATAGATCCGCTGAGGGAACCGATGGAGGTAAAGACTTTTCTGGGCAGAAAACCCGACAGTTTTTCTGATAAGGATGAGGAAATTCCTCCGCAGCTGGAGATTGACACTCCGATACTTTTTGCGGGCATGTCCTTTGGGGCTTTGAGTCTCAATGCCTGCCGCTCAATCGCCCGAGCGGCTTCGGAGCTTAATACGATATATAATACCGGAGAGGGCGGTCTGCATGAAGATCTTTACAGATTTCAGGATAACACCATGGTTCAGGTGGCTTCGGGACGTTTTGGGGTACACCGCGATTATCTTCAGGCCGGGCGGGCGATCGAGATAAAAATAGGCCAGGGCGCCAAACCGGGAATAGGTGGACATCTGCCCGGAGAAAAGGTGAAAGAGGACATATCGCAGACGCGAATGATTCCGGAGGGAACCGATGCCCTCTCGCCGGCCCCTCATCATGATATTTATTCTATCGAAGATCTGCGTCAGCTCATATATTCTCTCAAAGAAGCCACCGATTACGAAAAACCGGTGGCGGTAAAAGTTTCGGCCGTCCACAATGTGGCCTCAATAGCTGTGGGTATAGCTACGGCCGGAGCTGATATCATAGCAATAGATGGATATCGCGGAGGCACCGGGGCTGCACCCACCCGCATCAGAAACAACGTGGGTATTCCGATCGAATTTGCCCTGGCTGCAGTCGACGATAGGCTGCGCGAGGAGAACCTCCGCAACAATGTCTCGCTGATAGCCGGCGGCAGCATCCGCAGCAGCGCCGATGTGGTCAAGGCTATTGCCTTAGGAGCTGATGCTGTTTACATTGGCACTGCGGCCATGATAGCTCTGGGATGTCATATGTGCAGGCAGTGCTTCACCGGCAGCTGTCCCTGGGGAATCGCCACTCAGGATCCTGATCTGGTCGGGAGGCTGGATCCGGAAGAGGGTGCTGAGCGCGTGAAAAATCTGATCACAGGCTGGACTCATGAGATAAAGGAAATGATGGGAGGAATGGGAATCAATGCTATAGAAAGCCTACGAGGTAATCGGTTGATGCTGAGAGGAGTAGATCTCACTCGGGAAGAGCTAGATATTTTGGGCATACATCACGCGGGGAGATAA
- a CDS encoding YbaB/EbfC family nucleoid-associated protein, translating to MDMKKMMQKAQQMQKKMQQKQEELENEEVEATAGGGAVKVVMNGNQELVDLQIDPEVVDPEEVEMLEDLILAATKQAMDKVQDMINDEMGDITGGMNIPGMP from the coding sequence ATGGATATGAAGAAGATGATGCAAAAAGCTCAGCAGATGCAGAAGAAGATGCAGCAGAAGCAGGAGGAGCTTGAAAACGAAGAGGTTGAAGCCACAGCTGGAGGCGGAGCTGTCAAAGTTGTTATGAACGGAAATCAGGAGCTTGTTGATCTGCAGATCGATCCTGAAGTTGTAGATCCAGAAGAAGTTGAAATGCTGGAAGATCTTATCCTGGCTGCAACCAAACAGGCCATGGACAAGGTTCAGGATATGATAAATGATGAGATGGGAGATATAACCGGAGGCATGAATATTCCCGGGATGCCCTAA
- a CDS encoding class II glutamine amidotransferase, producing the protein MNSTATRRSDGCAISGVLDQKKNRFSASTIVNSIASLRERSNGLGGGFAAYGIYPQHANEFALHIFYEDRKSRKSTEELLESSFIISSREEIPTRPPKNLSKPPLIWRYFVEPPTEGLRDLKISGKEYVARQVMEVNSSIEGAYIVSSGKNMGVFKGVGFPEDIAEFYRLDDYEGYLWTAHGRFPTNTPGWWVGAHPFSLLDWSIVHNGEVSSYDANRRYINTFGYKCTMKTDTEVITYLCDLLLRRHDMDPEGAAAVFSAPLWEKIARMDEENREYYKKLRTVYGSGLLNGPFSIILGSQNGFMILNDRIKLRPMVVAEKGDKIFASSEESGIREVCPDPDELYFPAGGEPVVGLVEGADRL; encoded by the coding sequence ATGAATAGTACTGCAACCAGAAGATCTGATGGCTGTGCCATCAGCGGTGTTCTCGACCAAAAAAAGAATAGATTTTCCGCCAGCACAATAGTCAATTCTATCGCTTCGCTCAGGGAGAGATCTAACGGATTGGGCGGGGGATTTGCCGCTTATGGGATCTATCCCCAGCATGCAAACGAATTTGCCCTTCATATTTTTTATGAGGATAGAAAGAGCAGAAAAAGCACTGAGGAGCTGCTGGAAAGTAGCTTCATAATTTCCTCGCGGGAGGAGATTCCCACCCGACCTCCCAAAAATCTTTCCAAACCTCCACTGATCTGGCGCTATTTTGTCGAGCCCCCTACCGAAGGTCTCCGAGATCTCAAGATCAGCGGCAAAGAGTACGTAGCCCGGCAGGTTATGGAGGTCAACAGCAGCATAGAAGGAGCTTATATAGTATCCAGCGGCAAAAATATGGGTGTCTTTAAAGGGGTCGGTTTCCCCGAAGATATTGCAGAATTTTACCGGCTGGACGATTATGAGGGTTATCTCTGGACGGCTCACGGAAGATTTCCCACCAATACTCCCGGCTGGTGGGTGGGAGCACATCCTTTTTCACTTCTGGACTGGAGTATCGTGCACAATGGCGAGGTTTCATCCTATGATGCCAACAGGCGCTATATCAATACTTTTGGTTACAAGTGCACCATGAAGACGGATACCGAGGTCATCACCTATCTCTGCGATCTTTTGCTGCGGCGCCACGATATGGATCCCGAAGGGGCAGCGGCGGTTTTTTCCGCCCCTCTCTGGGAAAAAATCGCCAGAATGGACGAAGAGAACAGAGAATATTATAAAAAATTGAGGACGGTATATGGAAGCGGCCTGCTAAATGGCCCCTTTTCCATAATACTCGGTTCTCAAAACGGATTTATGATCCTTAATGATAGAATCAAGCTTCGGCCCATGGTTGTGGCCGAAAAGGGGGATAAAATTTTTGCCAGCAGCGAAGAATCGGGCATCAGAGAAGTCTGTCCGGATCCGGATGAGTTATATTTTCCTGCTGGTGGAGAACCGGTAGTAGGTCTTGTTGAAGGAGCTGATAGACTATGA
- the recR gene encoding recombination mediator RecR, whose amino-acid sequence MYSYPGSLKKLIARLERLPGIGEKTATRLAFHILEERQERVKELADSLLEARREIQYCSKCHNITDEDPCRICSSPDRHREMLCVVESPRDVAAMEKTDEYRGLYHVLHGLISPLDDIGPEELYLDNFVERIRNEEKLEEVIIATDPSTEGDATAMYIGRQLEDEDVNVTRLAQGLPAGGDLEYADEVTLSRALSGRSKLDNK is encoded by the coding sequence ATGTATTCCTATCCAGGCTCTTTAAAAAAGCTGATAGCTCGGCTTGAGAGGCTGCCCGGCATCGGGGAAAAAACGGCCACCAGGCTGGCTTTTCACATACTTGAGGAAAGGCAGGAAAGGGTTAAAGAGCTGGCTGATTCTCTGCTGGAAGCGCGCAGAGAAATTCAGTATTGCTCAAAATGTCATAATATAACAGATGAGGATCCCTGCCGCATCTGCAGCAGCCCGGATCGTCACAGGGAGATGCTCTGTGTGGTCGAGAGCCCTCGCGACGTTGCAGCTATGGAAAAAACGGATGAATACAGAGGTTTATACCACGTGCTGCACGGTTTGATCTCGCCTCTGGATGATATTGGTCCAGAAGAACTGTATCTGGATAATTTTGTCGAAAGGATTCGCAATGAAGAAAAATTGGAAGAGGTAATAATTGCTACTGATCCCAGCACCGAAGGAGACGCCACAGCCATGTATATCGGACGTCAGCTTGAAGATGAAGATGTAAATGTCACCAGGCTGGCCCAGGGGCTGCCTGCCGGAGGAGATCTTGAATACGCTGATGAAGTGACGCTTTCTAGAGCCCTCTCAGGACGCAGCAAACTGGATAATAAATAG